The Terriglobia bacterium genome has a window encoding:
- a CDS encoding RDD family protein — protein MACPLCGEHCTCSCASQRSVSASDLGGGTRATFLDSLTEDDSFSSLGQSRAPENMTAVDSQPEQWRDEVSSRIQNYRRRRGRNSAADYSMRLDFNTPAQPTIGQAAIAHVIAERPVDPEVSCDINYFRRTNAAPAPVYEPEPEVYAREPEFDPDYFAESASEPAVESLAESPAPDLALDPQSALAAEPEQISLDEARWGFVPEETTADSDDPESGNVIVFPTQPTYQVPTVTYELGEPVLERPRILDVPEDVLPTIQGPLFPEMIQLDFDKDEPVRDPSRPSIDVPLQVAMINQRVFGGIVDAAMVLCGFGAFAAVFFEIVPSVIYTKAAIAIAVAIPAIFWMAYQYLFLTYAGRTPGMIMSHMYLVNFEGGEPNQRRRRQRAISMIVSLISGGVGFGWAFLDPDTLCWHDSISRTYLTQER, from the coding sequence ATGGCGTGTCCGCTCTGTGGCGAACATTGCACGTGTTCCTGCGCCTCGCAGCGTAGTGTCTCCGCCTCCGATCTCGGCGGCGGAACCCGCGCCACTTTCCTCGATTCACTAACGGAAGACGATTCGTTTTCATCGCTGGGTCAATCCCGCGCTCCGGAGAACATGACGGCAGTCGATTCCCAACCCGAACAATGGCGCGACGAAGTCTCGTCGCGTATCCAGAACTATCGTCGTCGCCGCGGCCGCAATTCCGCCGCCGACTACTCGATGCGCCTTGACTTCAACACACCTGCGCAGCCTACTATCGGCCAGGCCGCCATCGCTCACGTCATCGCGGAGCGCCCGGTCGATCCCGAGGTCTCCTGCGACATCAACTATTTCCGCCGTACCAACGCCGCGCCCGCCCCGGTCTATGAACCAGAGCCGGAAGTTTACGCGCGTGAACCGGAGTTCGATCCCGACTATTTCGCGGAGTCCGCATCCGAACCAGCCGTCGAATCGTTGGCGGAATCCCCGGCGCCGGATCTCGCACTCGATCCGCAGTCTGCCCTCGCAGCCGAACCCGAGCAGATTTCACTCGATGAAGCCCGATGGGGCTTCGTTCCCGAAGAAACGACGGCCGACTCAGACGATCCCGAGTCCGGCAACGTGATCGTCTTTCCGACGCAACCGACCTACCAGGTCCCGACCGTCACCTACGAACTCGGCGAACCCGTCCTGGAGCGTCCGCGCATCCTTGACGTCCCCGAAGACGTACTGCCGACCATCCAGGGCCCGCTCTTCCCCGAGATGATTCAACTCGATTTCGACAAGGACGAGCCTGTCAGGGATCCCTCGCGTCCCAGCATCGACGTCCCGCTTCAGGTCGCAATGATCAATCAGCGCGTCTTCGGCGGCATCGTCGACGCGGCCATGGTGCTCTGCGGCTTCGGCGCCTTCGCGGCCGTCTTCTTTGAAATCGTTCCCAGCGTCATCTACACCAAGGCCGCCATTGCCATCGCCGTCGCCATCCCCGCCATCTTCTGGATGGCATACCAATACCTGTTCCTCACCTATGCCGGGCGCACTCCCGGCATGATAATGTCTCACATGTACCTGGTGAACTTCGAAGGCGGGGAACCGAATCAGCGCCGGCGCCGGCAGCGCGCAATTTCCATGATCGTGTCGCTCATCTCCGGTGGAGTGGGCTTCGGCTGGGCGTTCCTGGATCCCGACACGCTCTGCTGGCACGACAGCATCTCTCGCACCTACCTAACCCAAGAGCGTTGA
- the lptD gene encoding LPS assembly protein LptD, translating to MSSRNRIFITVLTLSHLLLLPTLVRAQAIAAAPQQTTMRSPTGEDVTIYAKTLEKQGNIYTLQGDVEIDYRQYVLRAEEITYNHETGDVTATGRVVLDGGPHDEHVQANHATYNIETGNGKFYGVIGTIGTRVRGSGVVLTSSNPFLFEGKVVIKSGDDRLIVEHGTVTTCTLPNPKWTFNAGKIDVVIGEDAKLYHADFRIFKVPVFYFPYATHPVDNLGRRTGFLVPSLGQSSRKGFILGDSVYWAINRSMDMTLGAEYWSARGWAQHVDYRARPSENSYIDMKYFGVLDRGDPATHQDQGGEDVTLDAGLDLKHGFRAVSSIEYLSRYVFRLAFAETFTQAVNSEVTSNAFLYNDWKGFSFGLLASRYQNFQSTEPGDEIKLIHMPSLEVSSIEKPLFGSRVMYSFDTAAEGVSRREPDFVTNPLDGRFDLHPKVSLPLILKGWDIRPEIGVWETYYSQQIMPVAGSVGIPIDKGLNRRAVESTIEVRPPALERVFDHEVFGRKLKHVIEPRFTYRYVTGVEDFHNIIRFDWRDILTNTSEAEVGLVQRLYAKRELPKREQPCEEEPAAPQEHRETTGAIPGTTAVQPKCEDEGVTTREILSWELKAKYFADTNFGGALVDGRRNVFYTTADYAGIAFLTDPRRWAPVVSRLRVSTSPNTDVQWELDYDTKKGRINASTAIVNYRIGEFFIGGSQAFLHAPGEVITSTNLPAPSKFNQFRLILGYGHQNKRGFSAGTTLGFDSNFHYVQYGAAQTSYNWDCCGVSIEYRRFALGSVRNENQFRFALSLANIGTFGNLRRQERLF from the coding sequence ATGAGTTCCCGCAACCGAATCTTTATCACAGTGCTGACGCTGAGTCATCTGCTCCTGTTGCCGACACTGGTACGCGCCCAAGCCATTGCGGCTGCGCCACAGCAAACCACAATGCGTTCGCCGACTGGCGAGGACGTAACGATCTACGCGAAGACTCTGGAGAAGCAAGGGAACATTTACACGCTGCAAGGCGATGTCGAGATCGACTACCGGCAGTATGTGCTGCGCGCCGAGGAGATTACATACAACCACGAGACGGGCGACGTTACGGCAACCGGGCGTGTGGTGCTCGATGGCGGTCCTCACGATGAGCATGTGCAGGCGAACCATGCAACGTACAACATCGAAACCGGGAATGGAAAGTTTTATGGCGTTATAGGCACGATCGGGACGCGCGTGCGCGGCAGCGGGGTTGTACTGACCAGTTCGAATCCATTTCTTTTTGAGGGCAAGGTGGTGATCAAGTCGGGGGACGACCGGTTGATCGTCGAGCACGGTACCGTAACGACTTGTACCCTCCCCAATCCCAAGTGGACATTTAACGCCGGCAAAATCGATGTGGTGATTGGCGAAGATGCGAAGCTTTACCACGCCGATTTCCGCATCTTCAAAGTGCCCGTTTTTTACTTTCCCTATGCAACACACCCGGTTGACAACCTGGGGAGGCGGACAGGGTTCCTGGTGCCGAGTTTGGGACAGTCTTCCCGAAAGGGATTCATTCTCGGTGACTCGGTCTATTGGGCAATCAATCGCAGCATGGACATGACGCTCGGCGCGGAGTACTGGTCGGCACGTGGATGGGCGCAGCATGTGGATTACCGGGCTCGGCCGAGCGAGAACTCATATATCGACATGAAGTATTTCGGAGTGCTGGATCGCGGCGATCCCGCTACCCACCAGGACCAGGGCGGCGAAGACGTAACGCTGGATGCCGGGTTGGACCTGAAACACGGGTTCCGAGCAGTGTCGAGCATTGAGTACCTGAGCCGTTATGTTTTCCGGTTGGCATTCGCAGAGACATTCACGCAGGCCGTCAATTCCGAGGTGACGTCCAACGCGTTCCTATACAACGATTGGAAGGGATTCTCATTCGGGCTGCTGGCTTCGCGATATCAGAATTTCCAGAGCACGGAGCCGGGTGACGAAATCAAGCTGATTCATATGCCCAGCCTGGAAGTTTCGAGCATCGAAAAGCCGCTGTTTGGCAGCCGGGTAATGTATTCGTTCGATACGGCGGCGGAGGGAGTCTCGCGGCGCGAACCGGACTTCGTGACCAATCCGCTGGATGGACGGTTCGATCTACATCCGAAGGTTTCACTTCCGCTGATTCTGAAGGGTTGGGATATACGGCCGGAGATTGGGGTGTGGGAGACGTACTACAGCCAGCAGATCATGCCAGTCGCCGGAAGCGTCGGCATACCGATCGATAAGGGTCTGAACCGGCGGGCGGTGGAGAGCACGATAGAGGTGAGGCCGCCGGCGCTGGAACGCGTGTTCGATCACGAGGTCTTCGGACGTAAGCTGAAGCATGTGATCGAACCAAGATTCACATACCGGTACGTCACTGGTGTCGAGGATTTCCATAACATCATTCGATTCGACTGGCGCGACATCCTTACCAACACCAGCGAGGCGGAAGTCGGGCTCGTACAGAGGCTCTACGCGAAACGAGAACTGCCGAAACGTGAACAACCGTGCGAAGAGGAACCCGCAGCGCCGCAGGAGCACCGAGAGACCACTGGGGCGATTCCGGGCACGACCGCTGTGCAGCCGAAGTGCGAGGACGAGGGCGTGACGACGCGTGAAATTCTGTCGTGGGAGCTCAAGGCAAAGTACTTCGCAGACACGAATTTTGGAGGAGCGCTGGTGGATGGCCGCCGGAACGTGTTCTACACAACGGCCGACTATGCTGGAATCGCGTTCCTGACCGACCCGCGACGTTGGGCACCGGTGGTTTCGAGGTTGCGAGTTTCGACCAGCCCGAATACAGACGTGCAGTGGGAACTCGACTACGACACCAAGAAGGGACGAATCAACGCGAGCACGGCGATCGTAAACTACCGAATTGGCGAATTCTTCATCGGTGGCAGCCAGGCGTTCCTGCACGCACCGGGTGAGGTGATTACATCAACCAATCTTCCTGCGCCCTCAAAGTTCAACCAGTTTCGCCTCATTCTTGGCTATGGCCACCAGAACAAGCGCGGGTTCAGCGCCGGAACGACGCTGGGATTCGACTCAAACTTCCACTACGTGCAATATGGAGCTGCCCAGACTTCTTACAACTGGGATTGCTGCGGCGTTTCAATCGAATACCGTCGGTTCGCGCTGGGATCGGTACGTAATGAGAACCAGTTCCGGTTCGCACTTAGCCTGGCGAACATCGGAACGTTCGGGAATTTGAGGCGGCAGGAACGACTATTCTAA
- a CDS encoding tetratricopeptide repeat protein: MGTPHPRQSPGCFLAAPAALFRAPPRACSGGNTGQQFNFGDFTLDQSRYRLQRGERVLRLEKLPMELLILLLERPGELVSREEIASRLWGKSVFLDTDHSINTAVRKIRQALRDDPDRPRFVETVVGKGYRFAAAVTVNVDSPVQPAPTSAPSLPAESQPAAVAVQQKANSTRMWRFLAAGAVFVTLLIGFLLLRGNGARATTNTPIRSIAVLPLDNLSGDPSQQYLADGMTEELIGRLAGIRNLRVISRTSVMRFKDTKLSIPEIAAMLNVDALVEGSVIRDGNTVRVHAQLIRASTDAHIWAATYDRDFQDVLALQSDLAQAIATRVEVTITGEERSRLAVARNVSPEAYESYLKGRFTDGNRRSDVEKSIAYFQDAIRRDPSFAPAYVGLAESYTKMATVFIGARAIDVRPRVVAASQKALELDPNFGEAHAVLADVYQKEWRWSDAEAEYKRALALNPNDAVTHLNYANWLVCRGRTDEAVAWAKSALELDPLGESTAQIGWILFHAHRYDEAQRQLQSVLGVRPDDATALWYLGFVLNARGHPQDAIPVLEKAVSLSNRSPAVLAILIRAYAESGRRQDALKLLAEMNERRKRGYVPAGAFVNAYLGLGENDKALAFLEQAYKEQSNILQYLNSHPYLTPVRNDPRFTDLVHRVGLD, encoded by the coding sequence GTGGGCACACCACACCCTCGACAGTCCCCCGGTTGCTTCTTAGCCGCTCCTGCGGCATTATTTCGAGCACCACCAAGGGCCTGCTCCGGGGGAAATACGGGCCAGCAATTCAATTTCGGCGATTTCACGCTCGATCAGTCTCGTTATCGACTGCAACGTGGCGAGCGAGTCCTGCGTCTCGAGAAACTCCCGATGGAACTGCTCATCCTCTTGCTGGAGCGCCCCGGCGAACTCGTCTCCCGTGAAGAAATCGCCTCACGACTTTGGGGCAAGAGCGTCTTCCTCGATACCGACCACAGCATCAACACCGCCGTCCGGAAAATCCGCCAGGCGCTTCGCGATGACCCGGACAGGCCTCGCTTCGTCGAAACCGTCGTCGGCAAGGGATACCGTTTCGCGGCGGCAGTTACGGTGAACGTGGACTCGCCGGTTCAACCTGCACCAACGTCGGCTCCATCCCTACCCGCGGAATCGCAACCAGCAGCCGTCGCGGTCCAGCAGAAAGCCAACTCCACCCGCATGTGGCGCTTTCTCGCTGCCGGAGCAGTCTTCGTTACGTTACTCATCGGCTTTTTGCTGCTTCGCGGCAACGGTGCCAGGGCGACCACCAATACCCCGATCCGCTCCATTGCCGTGCTGCCCCTGGATAACCTCTCCGGCGACCCGTCCCAGCAATATCTCGCCGACGGCATGACGGAGGAACTCATTGGTCGTCTGGCTGGCATTCGGAACCTGCGTGTCATTTCGAGAACCTCGGTAATGCGCTTCAAAGACACGAAACTATCTATCCCCGAAATCGCTGCAATGCTCAACGTCGATGCCCTCGTCGAGGGCTCAGTTATTCGGGATGGCAATACCGTGCGCGTTCACGCTCAACTGATCCGTGCCTCGACCGACGCCCACATTTGGGCGGCTACTTACGATCGTGACTTCCAGGATGTACTCGCTCTGCAGAGCGATCTCGCGCAGGCGATCGCGACCAGGGTAGAAGTGACGATTACCGGCGAGGAGCGCAGTCGCCTGGCGGTAGCACGCAACGTCTCACCGGAAGCTTATGAGAGCTACTTGAAAGGGCGCTTCACCGATGGCAACAGGCGTTCCGATGTCGAAAAGAGCATTGCGTACTTTCAGGATGCGATTCGAAGAGACCCATCTTTTGCGCCCGCTTATGTTGGGCTGGCGGAGTCTTACACAAAGATGGCCACTGTTTTCATTGGCGCTCGTGCCATCGACGTCCGTCCGCGGGTCGTTGCCGCCTCTCAAAAAGCTCTGGAGTTAGATCCCAATTTCGGCGAGGCGCATGCAGTTCTGGCCGACGTTTATCAGAAAGAATGGCGCTGGAGTGATGCTGAGGCCGAGTACAAACGCGCACTCGCTTTGAACCCGAACGACGCGGTCACTCACCTCAATTATGCAAACTGGTTGGTGTGCCGCGGACGAACCGACGAGGCAGTCGCCTGGGCCAAAAGTGCTCTTGAACTCGATCCTCTCGGTGAATCGACCGCGCAGATCGGATGGATTCTCTTCCACGCACATCGCTATGACGAAGCCCAGCGGCAGCTGCAAAGCGTTCTCGGAGTCCGCCCCGATGATGCAACCGCCCTCTGGTATCTCGGATTTGTTCTTAACGCGAGGGGTCATCCACAAGACGCCATCCCGGTCCTGGAGAAAGCAGTCTCACTTTCGAATCGAAGCCCGGCTGTTCTGGCGATTCTGATCAGGGCTTACGCCGAGTCAGGAAGGCGCCAGGATGCTCTGAAGCTTCTAGCCGAGATGAACGAACGCCGGAAGCGCGGCTACGTTCCAGCGGGCGCATTTGTGAACGCGTATCTAGGACTCGGCGAAAACGACAAAGCGCTGGCATTCCTTGAGCAGGCCTACAAAGAACAATCCAACATTCTTCAATACCTCAACAGTCACCCATACCTCACACCCGTTCGCAATGATCCTCGGTTTACAGACCTCGTCCACCGCGTCGGGCTCGACTGA
- a CDS encoding carboxymuconolactone decarboxylase family protein has protein sequence MQARMKQPVFIFPEAMTALQALGESVKKALPANLLEIVHLRASQINGCSVCVDLHVRLAKMSGETEERLYAVAAWRDAPYFTDAERSALALTEAVTRLSDRSDPVPDEIYDEAARHYDERELAALIIAIASINVWNRLNVTTKQVAGEWFKSADAQKWMAEHAATR, from the coding sequence ATGCAAGCACGTATGAAACAACCCGTCTTTATTTTCCCTGAGGCCATGACCGCTCTTCAGGCTCTCGGCGAGTCCGTGAAGAAGGCACTTCCTGCAAACCTGCTCGAAATCGTCCACCTGCGAGCCAGCCAGATCAACGGCTGCAGCGTCTGCGTCGACCTGCACGTCCGGCTGGCAAAAATGTCCGGTGAGACCGAGGAGCGCCTCTATGCCGTCGCGGCCTGGCGTGATGCACCCTATTTCACCGATGCCGAGCGCTCCGCTCTCGCCCTGACGGAAGCTGTCACTCGCCTCAGCGACCGTTCTGACCCCGTGCCCGACGAGATTTACGACGAAGCCGCGCGCCATTACGACGAACGCGAACTGGCAGCACTCATCATCGCCATCGCCAGCATCAATGTGTGGAATCGCCTGAACGTGACAACGAAGCAGGTTGCAGGTGAGTGGTTCAAATCCGCCGACGCCCAGAAGTGGATGGCGGAACACGCAGCAACGCGTTGA
- a CDS encoding sigma-70 family RNA polymerase sigma factor — translation MNQNEWLATKFQENRGHLRAVAYRMLGSATEAEDAVQEAWLRLTRAETSEVENLGGWLTTVVARICLDMLRSRTSRREDSLEEQVAEPVAKTESMNPEQEAVLADSVGLALLVVLDRLSPPERLAFVLHDMFAVSFEEIAAITGRTVGAARQLASRARRRVQGADVRGARAQEREVVNAFLAALRKGDFEGLLAVLDPDVVVHIDEAAGRPGAPREIRGAANWARGAIAFRQMARFVEPMLVDGSVGLVFAPGGKLERALRIRLENGKISEVEIIGQPGRLQELELAVVGE, via the coding sequence ATGAATCAGAACGAATGGCTGGCGACGAAATTCCAGGAGAACCGTGGGCACCTCAGGGCGGTGGCATATCGAATGCTGGGCTCGGCGACCGAAGCCGAGGACGCAGTGCAGGAGGCATGGCTGCGACTTACGCGGGCGGAGACGAGCGAGGTGGAGAACCTGGGTGGATGGCTGACCACGGTGGTGGCGCGGATTTGCCTCGACATGCTGCGGTCGCGGACCTCGCGACGTGAGGATTCGCTCGAAGAGCAAGTGGCCGAGCCGGTCGCGAAGACGGAGTCGATGAACCCGGAGCAGGAAGCGGTGCTGGCGGATTCGGTGGGGTTGGCACTGTTGGTCGTCCTGGACCGACTGAGTCCGCCGGAGCGGCTGGCCTTTGTACTGCACGACATGTTCGCGGTGTCCTTCGAAGAGATCGCTGCGATTACTGGCCGGACGGTAGGGGCGGCACGGCAGTTAGCGAGCAGGGCGCGACGACGAGTGCAAGGGGCGGATGTTCGTGGGGCGAGGGCGCAGGAGCGCGAAGTGGTGAATGCGTTCTTAGCCGCGTTGCGAAAAGGCGACTTCGAGGGATTGTTGGCGGTGCTCGACCCAGATGTCGTGGTGCACATTGATGAAGCCGCAGGTCGTCCGGGAGCGCCGAGGGAGATCAGGGGAGCGGCGAACTGGGCTCGTGGGGCAATCGCGTTCCGCCAGATGGCACGGTTCGTGGAGCCGATGCTGGTAGATGGATCGGTGGGATTGGTGTTCGCGCCGGGAGGAAAGTTGGAGCGGGCGCTCCGAATCAGGTTGGAAAATGGAAAGATTTCGGAGGTGGAGATTATTGGCCAGCCGGGGCGGTTGCAGGAGTTGGAGTTGGCGGTAGTGGGGGAATGA